One genomic window of Desulfovibrio aminophilus DSM 12254 includes the following:
- a CDS encoding tlde1 domain-containing protein has product MLRDRKGRKLWIQTERGEFQPLESYGQINERRKSQSGPDWWVVAKEPDWAPPKRRMSLVAGGLSGHTKPNSHGDQQPYDELGRYAGPGEGAWSEKPEGEKTRGGSLLSAFLKTSEGGEAGGDILLDGGEFRAEAHWLDENPHSAKAQSGNLPNAGQAPMRATPEPQEADEKSSENAAPQRKPKIYIYEQSTGKFFDSAGNLLATEYSGAGKGKNNPDMQHVPNIGPTPRGDWEVVGVDQKRKGHRLILRPLPGNTVFETERRPKTFQVHGDFLDPVKRGTASQGCIILPSLVRHQLQPGDIIRVVR; this is encoded by the coding sequence ATGCTGCGGGACAGAAAAGGACGGAAATTGTGGATTCAGACGGAACGCGGGGAGTTTCAGCCCCTGGAGTCCTACGGGCAGATCAACGAACGCAGAAAGTCACAGTCCGGCCCGGACTGGTGGGTGGTGGCCAAGGAACCCGACTGGGCTCCGCCCAAGCGGCGGATGTCCCTGGTGGCGGGAGGCTTGAGCGGGCACACCAAGCCCAACTCCCACGGCGACCAGCAGCCCTACGATGAGCTGGGCCGCTACGCCGGGCCCGGAGAAGGGGCCTGGAGCGAGAAGCCCGAGGGGGAAAAGACCAGGGGCGGAAGCCTGCTTTCCGCCTTTCTGAAAACCTCCGAAGGGGGCGAAGCCGGTGGGGACATCCTGCTTGATGGGGGCGAGTTCCGAGCCGAGGCCCATTGGCTGGATGAGAATCCGCACTCGGCCAAGGCTCAATCGGGCAATCTGCCCAATGCCGGGCAAGCTCCGATGCGGGCGACGCCCGAGCCGCAAGAGGCGGATGAAAAGTCCTCGGAGAATGCGGCCCCCCAGCGCAAGCCGAAGATTTACATCTATGAACAATCCACTGGAAAGTTCTTCGACAGTGCTGGCAACTTGTTGGCCACAGAATATTCTGGAGCCGGGAAAGGAAAAAATAATCCTGACATGCAGCACGTGCCAAATATTGGCCCAACACCGCGTGGAGATTGGGAAGTGGTTGGCGTGGACCAGAAGAGGAAGGGGCATCGGCTCATTCTGCGGCCATTGCCAGGAAATACTGTATTTGAGACGGAACGTAGGCCAAAGACATTCCAAGTTCATGGCGATTTTTTGGACCCAGTGAAGCGCGGCACTGCGTCTCAGGGGTGCATTATCCTTCCGTCGCTGGTACGGCACCAACTCCAGCCAGGAGACATCATCCGTGTGGTTCGCTGA
- a CDS encoding TraR/DksA family transcriptional regulator has product MTERQKRQIRERLKERVAVLTIRAEQADLTLANCPDESDLATEITRHNLDLALREREHRELREAEEALKRFDAPDYGLCEDCGGPIGTARLLARPSTRLCVCCQAEREEPALSAA; this is encoded by the coding sequence ATGACCGAGCGGCAGAAGCGGCAGATTCGCGAACGGCTGAAGGAACGGGTCGCGGTGTTGACCATACGGGCGGAGCAGGCGGACCTGACCCTGGCCAACTGCCCGGACGAATCGGACCTGGCCACGGAGATCACCCGCCACAACCTGGACCTGGCCCTGCGCGAACGCGAGCACCGCGAACTCCGTGAGGCCGAGGAAGCCCTGAAACGGTTCGACGCTCCCGACTACGGCCTGTGCGAGGACTGCGGCGGCCCCATCGGCACGGCCCGGCTCCTGGCCCGGCCGAGCACGCGGCTGTGCGTCTGCTGCCAGGCCGAACGGGAAGAGCCCGCCCTGTCCGCCGCCTGA
- a CDS encoding glycosyltransferase, protein MSATGFRIDLHVHSKHSTRPSQWILQKLGCSESYTEPQNIYRLLRARGMDLVTITDHNTLAGALEIAHLPGAFVSEEITTYFPGDRCKLHVLVYGVTEAQHRDFQELRENVFELLPYLRENGIAHVLAHPLFAVNERLTPEHFEQCLVLFNTFELNGTRDALQNTVLKEIITGLTRPGLERLADRHGLEPWGDTPWVKGFTGGSDDHSGLNVARMHTRFPGPADLESVLGGLRGRLGEPLGTAATPMTMAHNIYSIAYQFYKNRVPMPGAAADIPALRFADQALDPSEETPAPGLLARVQSFFNRRKSALYLRWATGGEAHQVLLKEAAAIVGADQGFQAVSRGEVRDMALMENEWYRFVSRATDRVLSQFADRILTSLLQARLFDVFHTIGSAASLYALLAPYFVSFGLFASERAFCDRCLAAFGEKPRHPRKEGLAIAHFTDTFREVNGVARTIRQQLTLVGRHDKHMRVITCGQDAPADMAGVADFEPVGAFEIPVYPQLQLFYPPFLKMLAHCFEEDFDLLLAATPGPVGLAALAIARILKTPIHATYHTAFPQYVAALTRDTNLEDAAWRYMLWFYNQMDVVYAPSRATVDELVARGIPEHKVKTYPRGVDVTHFHPSKRNGFLKRYAAGPGLKLLYVGRVSREKDLHVLTEAFRKLRAMRRDLELVVVGDGPYLAEMKQALRGLPACFTGVLEGEDLAAAYASSDIFVFPSATDTFGNVVLEAQASGLPVIVTDRGGPRENIIPDRTGLVVAAGDPDALVRAVIHLADSPERLSLMRENARAGMERRTFDETFLQTWDIYGSSLRAGAA, encoded by the coding sequence ATGAGCGCCACGGGATTTCGCATCGACCTGCACGTGCATTCCAAGCACTCCACGCGGCCCTCGCAGTGGATCCTCCAGAAGCTCGGCTGCTCCGAGAGCTACACCGAGCCCCAGAATATCTACCGCCTGCTGCGCGCGCGGGGCATGGACCTCGTCACCATCACCGACCACAACACCCTCGCCGGAGCCCTGGAGATCGCCCACCTGCCGGGCGCGTTCGTCAGTGAGGAGATCACCACCTACTTCCCCGGCGACCGCTGCAAGCTGCACGTGCTCGTCTACGGCGTCACCGAGGCCCAGCACCGCGACTTCCAGGAGCTGCGCGAGAACGTCTTCGAGCTGCTGCCCTACCTGCGGGAGAACGGCATCGCCCACGTCCTGGCCCACCCCCTGTTCGCGGTCAACGAGCGGCTCACGCCCGAGCACTTCGAGCAGTGCCTCGTGCTCTTCAACACCTTCGAACTCAACGGCACCCGCGACGCCTTGCAGAACACGGTGCTCAAGGAGATCATCACCGGCCTGACCCGCCCCGGACTGGAGCGGCTGGCCGACAGGCACGGGCTCGAACCCTGGGGCGACACGCCCTGGGTCAAGGGCTTCACCGGCGGCTCGGACGACCACTCCGGCCTGAACGTGGCCCGGATGCACACGCGCTTCCCGGGCCCGGCCGACCTGGAGTCCGTGCTCGGCGGTCTGCGCGGCCGCCTGGGCGAGCCCCTGGGCACGGCCGCCACGCCCATGACCATGGCCCACAACATCTACAGCATCGCCTACCAGTTCTATAAAAACCGCGTGCCCATGCCCGGCGCGGCCGCCGACATCCCGGCCCTGCGTTTCGCGGACCAGGCCCTGGACCCATCCGAGGAGACTCCGGCCCCGGGCCTGCTGGCCCGCGTGCAGAGCTTCTTCAACCGCCGCAAATCGGCCCTCTACCTGCGCTGGGCCACGGGCGGCGAGGCCCACCAGGTGCTGCTCAAGGAGGCCGCCGCCATCGTGGGCGCGGACCAGGGCTTCCAGGCCGTGAGCCGGGGCGAGGTGCGCGACATGGCCCTCATGGAGAACGAGTGGTACCGCTTCGTGTCCCGGGCCACGGACCGCGTGCTCTCCCAGTTCGCGGACCGCATCCTGACCAGCCTGCTCCAGGCCCGGCTCTTCGACGTCTTCCACACCATCGGCTCGGCCGCCTCGCTCTACGCCCTGCTGGCGCCCTATTTCGTCTCCTTCGGCCTGTTCGCCTCGGAACGGGCCTTCTGCGACCGCTGCCTGGCGGCCTTCGGCGAAAAGCCCCGCCACCCCCGCAAGGAGGGGCTCGCGATCGCCCACTTCACGGACACCTTCCGAGAGGTCAACGGCGTGGCCCGGACGATCCGCCAGCAGCTCACCCTGGTGGGCAGGCACGACAAGCACATGCGGGTCATCACCTGCGGCCAGGACGCCCCGGCGGACATGGCGGGCGTGGCCGACTTCGAGCCCGTGGGGGCCTTCGAGATCCCGGTATACCCCCAGCTCCAACTCTTCTACCCGCCGTTCCTGAAGATGCTCGCGCACTGCTTCGAGGAGGACTTCGACCTCCTCCTGGCGGCCACGCCCGGGCCGGTCGGCCTGGCGGCCCTGGCCATCGCCCGCATCCTGAAGACCCCCATCCACGCCACCTACCACACGGCCTTCCCGCAGTACGTGGCCGCGCTGACCCGGGACACCAACCTGGAGGACGCGGCCTGGCGCTACATGCTCTGGTTCTACAACCAGATGGACGTGGTCTACGCCCCCTCGCGGGCCACGGTGGACGAACTGGTGGCCCGGGGCATCCCGGAACACAAGGTCAAGACCTATCCGCGCGGGGTGGACGTGACCCACTTCCACCCCTCCAAGCGCAACGGTTTCCTCAAGCGCTACGCCGCCGGGCCCGGCCTCAAGCTGCTCTACGTGGGCCGCGTGTCCAGGGAAAAGGACCTGCACGTGCTCACCGAGGCCTTCCGCAAGCTGCGGGCCATGCGCCGCGACCTGGAGCTGGTGGTGGTCGGAGACGGCCCCTACCTGGCCGAAATGAAGCAGGCCCTGCGCGGCCTGCCCGCCTGCTTCACCGGCGTGCTCGAGGGCGAGGATCTGGCCGCGGCCTACGCGAGTTCGGACATCTTCGTCTTCCCCTCGGCCACGGACACCTTCGGCAACGTGGTCCTGGAGGCCCAGGCCTCGGGCCTGCCGGTCATCGTCACCGACCGGGGCGGCCCCAGGGAGAACATCATCCCGGACCGCACCGGCCTGGTGGTGGCCGCCGGAGACCCGGACGCCCTGGTCCGCGCCGTGATCCACCTGGCCGACTCCCCCGAACGGCTTTCGCTCATGCGCGAGAACGCCCGGGCCGGCATGGAGCGCCGCACCTTCGACGAAACATTCCTCCAGACCTGGGACATCTACGGGTCGTCCCTGCGCGCCGGCGCGGCTTAG
- a CDS encoding GGDEF domain-containing protein produces the protein MQRTRPAVFYGLTLLGLALLFALGFMGYYDLILKNKAETAAWAAQAGLIVVGGGLLLLALQALIVFRAFIGPLARDEERLDELDEAVRRLTITDELTHVYNRAKLEECVLREIEHVRRYKAKAAALMLDVDGMGDINRTQGDRAGDRLLADLARLLTRRVRKNDLVFRWRGDTFAVLAPHIDGPQAERFARKLRAEIAATEFQDGLRVSVSVSAAQIEAGDTPDAFLLRLREGLEQATAKRNEAGEEFEPAGESGAVPA, from the coding sequence ATGCAGCGCACCCGACCCGCCGTGTTCTACGGCCTCACCCTTCTGGGCCTGGCCCTGCTCTTCGCCCTGGGCTTCATGGGCTATTACGACCTGATCCTGAAGAACAAGGCCGAGACCGCGGCCTGGGCCGCCCAGGCCGGGCTCATCGTGGTGGGCGGCGGACTGCTCCTCTTGGCCCTGCAGGCCTTGATCGTGTTCCGCGCCTTCATCGGGCCGCTGGCCCGCGACGAGGAACGCCTGGACGAGCTGGACGAGGCCGTGCGCCGCCTCACCATCACCGACGAGCTGACCCACGTATACAACCGGGCCAAGCTGGAGGAATGCGTGCTGCGCGAGATCGAGCACGTGCGCCGCTACAAGGCCAAGGCCGCGGCCCTCATGCTCGACGTGGACGGCATGGGCGACATCAACCGGACCCAGGGCGACCGCGCCGGGGACCGGCTGCTGGCCGACCTGGCCCGCCTGCTCACCCGCCGGGTGCGCAAGAACGACCTCGTCTTCCGCTGGCGCGGCGACACCTTCGCCGTCCTCGCCCCGCACATCGACGGCCCCCAGGCCGAACGCTTCGCCCGCAAGCTGCGCGCCGAGATCGCGGCCACCGAATTCCAGGACGGCCTGCGCGTCAGCGTGAGCGTGTCCGCCGCCCAGATCGAGGCCGGGGACACCCCGGACGCCTTCCTGCTCCGGCTCAGGGAAGGCCTGGAACAGGCCACGGCGAAGCGGAACGAGGCTGGGGAGGAGTTCGAGCCCGCCGGAGAGTCCGGAGCGGTTCCGGCCTGA